Within Claveliimonas bilis, the genomic segment TTGACTCCAAAGCCGCTGTGGGCAGAACAGTGGCCGGATGTGTGGTATGAGGCGACGAAAGAGTCCATCCGCCGTACAGTGGAGGAAGCTGTAAAACAGGGAATAAAGAAAGAGGATATTAAAGGCATCGCTATCAGCGGCCTTTACGGAGGTTCAGGTATTCCGCTGGATGAGAATATGAATCCTGTCCGCCCCTGCATGATCTGGATGGACAGACGTGCAAAAGACGAAACAGAGTGGGTGCTGGAACACATCGGAGAAGAGAAACTTCTTGAAATTACCCACAATGGAGCAGATCCATACTATGGATACACAAAGATTTTATGGATGAAAAATCACGAACCGGAAAATTGGGCGCGTACAAAACTTTTTCTTCCTCCAAATGATTACGTTATCTATAAAATGACAGGAGAGATTGCCATTGATTATTCTTCGGCAGGAAATATCGGCGGTATCTTTGATATGAATACCCGTACCTGGTCGGAGGAGCTTTTGAATGCCATGGGAATCCCGATGTTCATGATGCCTCAGAGAATTGTGGAATCCACAGATATTGTCGGCGGGCTGACGAAAGAAATTGCTGACGAGCTGGGATTGTGCGAGGGAATGCCGGTGATCGCAAGCGGTATTGACTGCGGTGCGGCAAACATAGGACTCGGTGTATTTGAATCCGGTGTCTATGCAGCTGCTATTGGAACATCCATGTGTGCAGCTTTGATTTCAGACAAACCGGTAAAAGGAAAAGGACTGATCATCTGGCCTTACCTCTATGATGCAAAAAAACTGTCTTACTACTTCGCCGGAGGTAATACAGCAGGCGCCATTGTAAAATGGTTCCGCAATACCCTGTGTCAGTGGGAGATTGAAAATCAGAAGAACGGTGGGCCAAGCGTATACGACGTCCTTAACGGCGAAGCAGAAAAAATTCCGGCAGGAAGCGAAGGGCTGGTCGTACTTCCGTACTTTATGGGCGAGAGAAGCCCGGTCTGGGATTCTGATGCAAAAGGAACCATCGTTGGATTGTCACTGACCCATACCAAAGGTCACCTTTACCGGGCATTCCTTGAGGCAGTAGCATATTGCCTGCGGGATGCGATGGAAGCAACCGGCGAAGACTTAGGAGAATATATCCTGATCGCCGGAGGCGTAACAAAATCCAAAGTATGGCGTCAGATTTTTGCAGATGTAACAGGATATCCGGTTGTATGCCCTATTTACGATGTAGAAGCAAACATGGGGGATGTTATGCTGGCCGGAATCGGAACAGGAGTTCTTACATACGAAGAAGTAAAGAAATGGCAGGTTTTGGATGAAAAGATCATGCCTGACGAAAAAAATCACAAGAAATATAATGAATATTTCCGTCTGTACAAGAGTATTTACAATCATTTGAAAGAAGATATGAAAGACCTTACAAAAGCAGCGGAATAGTCAATTTGGGACGTAACACTTTTTAAAAGTGTTACGTCCCAAATTGCATTATACCCCGGGTATTTTTGTAAAAAAGTCAAAAAAACAACACAAAACAACACATAAAACATTTGATTTACGAGGGATTATGTGATAATATCAAATCAGAACATACAAAAAACCAAAAAAGGAGGCGATAATAGTGCAGAGTGAAATGGATATAAAAAAAGAGATGTGCGAGATTGGGAAAAGAGTGTACAACCGGGGAATGGTTGCGGCCAATGACGGCAACTTTTCTGTGAAATTGAGCGATAATGAGTTTTTATGTACGCCGACCGGAGTGAGCAAGGGATTTATGACGCCGGAGTATATCTGCAAGGTGGATGCCAAGGGGAATATACTCGAAGCAAATGGAGAGTTCAGGCCTTCTTCTGAAATAAAAATGCATATGAGAGTTTATGAGGAGAGGGAAGATGTAAAAGCGGTGGTACACGCCCATCCCATGTATGCCACTACATTTGCGGTATGCGGCATGCCGCTGAAAAAGCCGATCATGCCGGAGGCGGTGCTGGGACTTGGAGAGGTTCCGCTTGCAAAATACGGAACGCCGTCCACTATGGAAATTCCGGACGCTGTATCGGAGTATCTCCCTTATTATGACGCAGTGCTTCTGGAAAATCATGGAGCGTTGACCTATGGGGACAGTCTTCTTGGCGCATATCATAAAATGGAATCTCTGGAGTTTTACGCAAGGCTTCTTTATCAGTCCATGATGCTGGGAGGTCCCAAGGTGCTGGATAAAGAGCAGGTAAAGAGACTTTACGGAATGCGTAAAGACTATGGGCTGACAGGCAGACATCCGGCAGACTGGATGAATCTGGATTGATCTTCAGGCAGCAGAGCTAAAGCAAAGATCAAAGCAAAATCAAAAAAGATAAAAAAAGTGAAGAGGAAAGAAATGCTTGCAATAGAGAGAAGAAATGACATACTGGAAAGACTTCAGGAAGAAAAAAGGGTTGTAGTCAGCGAGCTGAGCGCTGCATATAACGTGTCGGAGGAAACGATACGCCGTGATCTGGAAAAGCTGGAAAACGACGGACTTGTTGTGAAAAGTTACGGAGGAGCGGTCCTCAAGGAACAAAGCTTTTTTGACCTTCCTTTTAATATCAGAAAAAAGCAGAGGGTGGCGGAGAAGCAAAAAATCGCAAGACTGATCGCTGATATGGTAAGAGACGGGGAAGCCCTGATGCTGGACGCCAGCTCTACAGACGTATACATTGCCCGTGCACTGAAGGAGAAGAAAAAACTGACAGTGATCACAAATTCTGTGGAGGTGATCGTAGAGCTTTTTGATGTTCCGGAGTGGACCGTGATTTCTACAGGAGGCGTTTCCAGAGAGAAATCCTTCGCCCTTGTAGGTCCGCGCACCGATGAGGTGCTCTCTTCCTATCATGTGGATAAAGCGATCATTTCCTGTAAGGGAGTGGATCTGGAAAATGGTTTTACCGATTCGGATGAACAGGATGCCAGCAGTAAACGCATGATGCTTTACGCTGCAAAAGAGCGGATTTTAGCTGCCGATCACAGTAAGTTTGGCAATACCGCTTTTACGAAAGTGGCAGAGTGGGCTGACATCACTAAGTTTGTAACAGATCAGAAGCCGGAAGAGAAATGGCTTCAGAAATTAAAAGAGCACCGGATAGACTGTGTCTTTCCAAAATAAATAATAAAAGAGAAAAGGAGAAAAAAACAATGCCATTAGTAACATCTGAAAAAATGCTGACAGACGCCAGAGAGGGCGGATATGCCGTTGGGGCATTCAATGTAGAAAACATGGAGATGGTAAAAGCAGTGATCGCAGCAGCGGAGGAAGTGAAAGCGCCGGTTATGCTGCAGACCACTCCTTCAACTGTAAAATACGGTACACTGGAAACCTATTTTGCAATGGTGTCGGCGGAAGCGAAAAAAGCCTCCGTTCCGGTCTGCCTCCATTTGGATCACGGCAGCAGTTTTGAGCTGGCTGTACAGGCCATCAAGGCAGGATATACTTCTGTTATGATCGATGGCTCCCATGAAGATTTTGAACACAATGTAGAGTTGACCAAAAAGGTCGTAGATGTAGCGAAGGCCTGCGGCATTCCGGTAGAGGCAGAGCTTGGAAAAGTAGGCGGAAAAGAAGACGACCTGGAGGCGGAAGAGGACGGAAACACAGATCCCCAGGAAGCAAAAGAATTTGTAGATCGCACCGGGGTTTCTTCTCTTGCAATTGCGATCGGAACAGCTCATGGATTCTATGCGGGAACCCCTGTACTGGATAAAGAGCGGGTATCGGAAGTAAAAGAACTGGTGTCTGTACCTCTGGTCCTTCACGGTGCTTCCGGCCTTAGTGATGAGGATGTAAAAGAATGTGTCAGAAGAGGAATGTGTAAAGTTAATTTTGCAACAGAACTGCGTGTGGCTTATACAGAGGCAGGAAAGAAACTTCTTCAGGAAAAACCGGAGACATTTGATCCGAAAAAGCTTGGTATAGCCGGCATGGAAGCAGTAAAGGAACTGGTAAAAGAACGCATGTGCGTATGCGGTTGCAACGGCAAAGCATAAAGAGAAAGAATGAGTGGTGCTATGGGACAGTATTTATTAGGAATTGATATCGGAACAAGCGCCTGCAAGATCGCCGTATTTGATGAGGAAGGACAGGTAAAAGCAAGTGCAAGCGGAGCATATCAGGTCTATTATCCTCATGCCGGATGGGCGGAACAAAATCCTGACGAGTGGTGGCAGGCGGTGTCTTCGGCTATTAAAGCGGCCCTGGAAAAAGGGAAGATCCGTCCGTCAGAAATCGCCGGAATCGGAATCGACGGACAGAGTTGGTCGGCTATTCCGATTGACAGAGAAGGAAACGTTCTGACCAATACTCCGATCTGGATGGATACAAGGGCAGCTGACATCTGTGAGAGAGTAGGAAAGCAGGTGGGAGAGGAACGTATTTTTGAAGTGTGCGGCAATCCATTTAAGCCCTCTTACACGACTCCCAAAATTCTCTGGTACAAAGAGAATCTTCCGGAAGTATACAAACATACCTACAAAGTGCTTCAGTCCAACAGCTATATAGGTTTTCGCCTGACAGGAAAAGTCAGCCAGGAGCTGACGCAAGGGTATGGGCTTCACTGTTTCCGGATGAGAACCGGAGAGTGGGACATGGATATGTGCAAGGAGCTGGGAGTGGATCCTTCCTTCCTGCCGGATATCTATGCCAGCCATGATATTATTGGGACAGTGACGGAAAAGGCGGCAGCAGAATGCGGCCTGACAGCAGGAATCCCCGTTGTGGCGGGGGCGCTGGATGCCGCCTGCGGAACGCTGGGAGCAGGAGTGATCCACCCGGGAGAGACACAGGAGCAGGGCGGTCAGGCAGGAGGCATGAGCATCTGCATGGATACATACAAGGCGGATGAAAGGCTGATCTTAAGCTACCATGCAGCGCCGAATCAGTGGATCCTCCAGGGAGGAACCGTCGGCGGAGGCGGTGTTATGCGCTGGATGGAACAGGAGTTTGCAGATTACGAAAGGCTGATCGGAAAAGAGATCGGAAAGAGTTCGCTCCAGATTTTTAATGAAATCGCAGAAAAGGTCCCGGCAGGAAGTGACGGAATGGTCTTTCTTCCGTATATGTCAGGTGAGAGATCGCCAATCTGGGATCCCCATGCAAAAGGCGTCTTTTACGGACTGGATTTCAGTAAGACAAAAGGGCATTTCGTAAGGGCAGCCATGGAGGGAGTTGCATTTTCCCTGCGCCATAATCTGGAGGCGGCCGAAGAAGCAGGCGCCGTGGCCAGTGAGCTTCGGGCTATGGGCGGTTCCGCAAATTCTCTTCTGTGGACACAGATCAAGGCTGATGTAACGGGCAAGGAAATCATTGTGCCGTCCTCCGATACGGCGACGACACTGGGAGCCGTTATCCTGGCAGGTGTGGGAGTCGGCATGTATAAAGACTTTGAGGAGGCAGTGAAAAAGACAGTTGTTATTAAACGGCGTCATACGCCAAATCCGGAAGTGCGGGAAGCTTATGACAAGAACTATAAGCTTTACCTGGAATTATATGAAGATTTAAAAGAAACAATGAAAAGAAAGGGAGAGGAATAAGATGAAAGCAGCTGTTGTATGTGCAAATGAAGATGTACGTTATATGGATTATGAGGAACCGCAGGTTACGCCGGGGACAGTGAAGATCAAGGTAAAGGCTTCCGGCATATGCGGATCGGATATTCCCCGTGTACTCCATAATGGTGTGCATTTTTATCCCATTGTTCTGGGACATGAGTTTTCAGGAGATGTGGTGGAAGTAGGAGAAGGAGTGACAAAAGTAAAAGTAGGCGACAGAGTTTCCGGAGCGCCCCTTCTTCCCTGTATGAAATGTGATGACTGCCAGAATGGAAATTTTTCTCTCTGCAAGCATTACAGTTTCATTGGTTCCAGGCAGCAGGGGAGCAATGCAGATTATGTTGTGATTCCGGAACAGAATGCAGTTGTATT encodes:
- a CDS encoding FGGY-family carbohydrate kinase; its protein translation is MQYLLGTDIGTSGTKTILMDTTGKLISQDLEEYDVLTPKPLWAEQWPDVWYEATKESIRRTVEEAVKQGIKKEDIKGIAISGLYGGSGIPLDENMNPVRPCMIWMDRRAKDETEWVLEHIGEEKLLEITHNGADPYYGYTKILWMKNHEPENWARTKLFLPPNDYVIYKMTGEIAIDYSSAGNIGGIFDMNTRTWSEELLNAMGIPMFMMPQRIVESTDIVGGLTKEIADELGLCEGMPVIASGIDCGAANIGLGVFESGVYAAAIGTSMCAALISDKPVKGKGLIIWPYLYDAKKLSYYFAGGNTAGAIVKWFRNTLCQWEIENQKNGGPSVYDVLNGEAEKIPAGSEGLVVLPYFMGERSPVWDSDAKGTIVGLSLTHTKGHLYRAFLEAVAYCLRDAMEATGEDLGEYILIAGGVTKSKVWRQIFADVTGYPVVCPIYDVEANMGDVMLAGIGTGVLTYEEVKKWQVLDEKIMPDEKNHKKYNEYFRLYKSIYNHLKEDMKDLTKAAE
- a CDS encoding class II fructose-bisphosphate aldolase — encoded protein: MPLVTSEKMLTDAREGGYAVGAFNVENMEMVKAVIAAAEEVKAPVMLQTTPSTVKYGTLETYFAMVSAEAKKASVPVCLHLDHGSSFELAVQAIKAGYTSVMIDGSHEDFEHNVELTKKVVDVAKACGIPVEAELGKVGGKEDDLEAEEDGNTDPQEAKEFVDRTGVSSLAIAIGTAHGFYAGTPVLDKERVSEVKELVSVPLVLHGASGLSDEDVKECVRRGMCKVNFATELRVAYTEAGKKLLQEKPETFDPKKLGIAGMEAVKELVKERMCVCGCNGKA
- a CDS encoding DeoR/GlpR family DNA-binding transcription regulator, which codes for MLAIERRNDILERLQEEKRVVVSELSAAYNVSEETIRRDLEKLENDGLVVKSYGGAVLKEQSFFDLPFNIRKKQRVAEKQKIARLIADMVRDGEALMLDASSTDVYIARALKEKKKLTVITNSVEVIVELFDVPEWTVISTGGVSREKSFALVGPRTDEVLSSYHVDKAIISCKGVDLENGFTDSDEQDASSKRMMLYAAKERILAADHSKFGNTAFTKVAEWADITKFVTDQKPEEKWLQKLKEHRIDCVFPK
- the xylB gene encoding xylulokinase; its protein translation is MGQYLLGIDIGTSACKIAVFDEEGQVKASASGAYQVYYPHAGWAEQNPDEWWQAVSSAIKAALEKGKIRPSEIAGIGIDGQSWSAIPIDREGNVLTNTPIWMDTRAADICERVGKQVGEERIFEVCGNPFKPSYTTPKILWYKENLPEVYKHTYKVLQSNSYIGFRLTGKVSQELTQGYGLHCFRMRTGEWDMDMCKELGVDPSFLPDIYASHDIIGTVTEKAAAECGLTAGIPVVAGALDAACGTLGAGVIHPGETQEQGGQAGGMSICMDTYKADERLILSYHAAPNQWILQGGTVGGGGVMRWMEQEFADYERLIGKEIGKSSLQIFNEIAEKVPAGSDGMVFLPYMSGERSPIWDPHAKGVFYGLDFSKTKGHFVRAAMEGVAFSLRHNLEAAEEAGAVASELRAMGGSANSLLWTQIKADVTGKEIIVPSSDTATTLGAVILAGVGVGMYKDFEEAVKKTVVIKRRHTPNPEVREAYDKNYKLYLELYEDLKETMKRKGEE
- a CDS encoding class II aldolase/adducin family protein — translated: MQSEMDIKKEMCEIGKRVYNRGMVAANDGNFSVKLSDNEFLCTPTGVSKGFMTPEYICKVDAKGNILEANGEFRPSSEIKMHMRVYEEREDVKAVVHAHPMYATTFAVCGMPLKKPIMPEAVLGLGEVPLAKYGTPSTMEIPDAVSEYLPYYDAVLLENHGALTYGDSLLGAYHKMESLEFYARLLYQSMMLGGPKVLDKEQVKRLYGMRKDYGLTGRHPADWMNLD